Proteins from a genomic interval of Streptomyces sp. Tu6071:
- the mmsB gene encoding 3-hydroxyisobutyrate dehydrogenase, which translates to MSSTDKKVSTVAFIGLGHMGAPMAANLVRAEYTVRAFDLVPAALEAGVTAGAEAAASAVEAVTGADLVISMLPAGRHVLGLYEDILGAARPGTLFVDCSTIDVADARAVHALAEGRGMRCLDAPVSGGVVGAEAGTLTFMVGGGEEEFAEALPLLDVMGKKVVHCGAAGSGQAAKICNNMILGVSMIAVSEAFVLAESLGLSHQALYDVASTASGQCWALSVNCPVPGPVPASPANRDYRPGFGAPLMAKDLGLAANAVRAGGVHAELGLRAAEMYAAYAEGRGADEDFSGIVRVLREDSGKAAE; encoded by the coding sequence GTGAGCAGTACCGACAAGAAGGTCAGCACCGTCGCGTTCATCGGGCTCGGGCACATGGGCGCCCCCATGGCCGCGAACCTCGTCCGCGCGGAGTACACCGTGCGTGCCTTCGACCTCGTGCCCGCGGCCCTCGAAGCGGGTGTCACCGCGGGGGCCGAGGCCGCCGCGAGCGCCGTCGAGGCCGTCACCGGCGCCGACCTCGTGATCTCCATGCTCCCCGCCGGGCGCCACGTGCTCGGCCTCTACGAGGACATCCTCGGCGCCGCGCGTCCCGGCACCCTCTTCGTCGACTGCTCCACGATCGACGTCGCCGACGCCCGCGCGGTGCACGCGCTCGCCGAGGGGCGCGGGATGCGCTGTCTCGACGCGCCCGTCTCGGGCGGCGTCGTCGGCGCCGAGGCGGGGACGCTCACCTTCATGGTGGGCGGGGGAGAGGAGGAGTTCGCCGAGGCGCTGCCGCTGCTCGACGTCATGGGCAAGAAGGTCGTGCACTGCGGGGCGGCGGGCTCCGGGCAGGCCGCGAAGATCTGCAACAACATGATCCTCGGCGTCTCGATGATCGCCGTGAGCGAGGCGTTCGTCCTCGCCGAGAGCCTCGGTCTCTCGCACCAGGCGCTCTACGACGTCGCCTCGACCGCCTCGGGCCAGTGCTGGGCGCTCAGCGTCAACTGCCCCGTCCCCGGGCCCGTTCCGGCGTCCCCCGCCAACCGCGACTACCGTCCGGGTTTCGGCGCCCCGCTCATGGCCAAGGACCTCGGCCTCGCGGCCAACGCGGTCCGCGCGGGCGGCGTCCATGCCGAACTGGGCCTGCGGGCGGCGGAGATGTACGCGGCGTACGCCGAAGGACGAGGAGCGGACGAGGACTTCTCGGGCATCGTGCGGGTCCTGCGGGAGGACTCGGGGAAGGCGGCCGAATGA
- a CDS encoding malate synthase, with protein MPTLAPARTVQVVAAPGARHDEILTPAALDFLGALVAAFGERREWLLRERRRQAHRLAAGIRLDFPLVTTPVRTDPAWRVAPPAPGLAERHVELVGPPTPEAAAAAYGSGASTWTADFEDATSPTWHTVLDGHLLLKDLARTPRAGERPTLIVRPRGWHLDEAHLEYDGRPVPAALADFALFFFHNAKPLVEAGHGPYFCLPKLENRYEARLWNDVFLLAQELTGLPAGTVRASALIETITAAMEMEEILHELRAHSSGLIAGRWDYLFSLIKTFGHRTDFLLPDRARLPMTAPFLRAYTELLVRTCHRRGAHAIGGMAAQAPEGGPEAVEAALAEVRRDKEREAEDGFDGSWVAHPGLVPVGRDVFRGVLGDRPHQLDRGRDDVEVRAAELLAVPRLTGAPGPEGVRGSVALAVRYFDRWLGGTGLLDQGGLIADAATAEIARTQIWQWLRHGAVSRETVERHVEEELTALADEGAHSDPATVRELFAATALGPELPLFFTRYGYDTYLAPRAV; from the coding sequence ATGCCCACCCTCGCCCCGGCCCGTACCGTCCAGGTCGTCGCCGCTCCCGGCGCGCGCCACGACGAGATCCTCACGCCCGCCGCGCTCGACTTCCTCGGCGCGCTCGTGGCCGCCTTCGGCGAGCGCCGCGAGTGGCTGCTGCGCGAGCGGCGCCGCCAGGCGCACCGCCTCGCCGCCGGAATCCGCCTCGACTTCCCGCTCGTCACGACGCCGGTGCGCACCGATCCCGCGTGGCGCGTCGCGCCGCCCGCGCCGGGGCTCGCCGAGCGGCACGTGGAGCTGGTGGGCCCGCCCACGCCGGAGGCCGCCGCCGCCGCGTACGGCTCGGGCGCCTCGACGTGGACCGCCGACTTCGAGGACGCCACCTCGCCGACCTGGCACACCGTCCTCGACGGGCACCTCCTCCTGAAGGACCTCGCCCGCACCCCGCGCGCGGGGGAACGGCCCACGCTCATCGTGCGCCCGCGCGGCTGGCACCTCGACGAAGCGCACCTGGAGTACGACGGGCGGCCGGTGCCCGCCGCGCTCGCGGACTTCGCGCTCTTCTTCTTCCACAACGCGAAGCCGCTCGTCGAGGCGGGGCACGGGCCCTACTTCTGCCTGCCGAAGCTGGAGAACCGGTACGAGGCGCGGCTGTGGAACGACGTCTTCCTCCTCGCCCAGGAGCTGACCGGCCTCCCCGCAGGGACCGTGCGGGCCTCCGCGCTCATCGAGACGATCACCGCCGCGATGGAGATGGAGGAGATCCTGCACGAACTGCGCGCGCACAGCTCGGGGTTGATCGCCGGTCGCTGGGACTACCTCTTCAGCCTCATCAAGACCTTCGGCCACCGCACCGACTTCCTCCTGCCCGACCGCGCGCGGCTGCCGATGACGGCGCCGTTCCTGCGCGCGTACACCGAACTCCTCGTGCGCACGTGCCACCGGCGCGGCGCGCACGCGATCGGCGGCATGGCCGCGCAGGCGCCCGAAGGCGGCCCGGAGGCCGTCGAGGCGGCGCTCGCCGAGGTGCGGCGCGACAAGGAGCGGGAGGCGGAGGACGGCTTCGACGGCTCGTGGGTCGCGCACCCGGGGCTCGTCCCGGTCGGCCGGGACGTCTTCCGGGGCGTCCTCGGCGACAGGCCGCACCAGCTCGACCGGGGACGCGACGACGTCGAGGTCCGGGCCGCCGAACTCCTCGCCGTGCCGCGCCTGACCGGGGCGCCGGGACCGGAGGGGGTGCGCGGCAGCGTGGCCCTCGCGGTCCGCTACTTCGACCGCTGGCTCGGCGGCACGGGGCTGCTCGACCAGGGCGGCCTCATCGCCGACGCGGCGACCGCCGAGATCGCCCGCACCCAGATCTGGCAATGGCTGCGGCACGGGGCCGTGAGCCGCGAGACGGTCGAGCGGCACGTCGAGGAGGAGCTGACAGCCCTCGCGGACGAGGGCGCCCACAGCGACCCCGCGACGGTCCGCGAGCTGTTCGCGGCGACGGCGCTGGGCCCCGAACTCCCGCTCTTCTTCACGCGCTACGGCTACGACACCTACCTGGCGCCCCGCGCCGTCTGA
- a CDS encoding ABC transporter permease has product MSATPATPDDCLARNEWICGTYLTTRRHVLLDAVAQHIELTAAAVGIALVIAVPLAVLARRLRWAAGPVLALTTVLYTIPSLAMFSLLLPVYGLSATLVVAGLVLYSLTLLVRNLLAGLRAVPEETRQAARGMGYGPLRLLLAVELPLALPAAFAGLRIAMVSAVSLVTVGAIVGFGGLGNLIYQGMNTYFKAQVLTASVLCVLLAIAADLLLLLVGRLLTPWTRA; this is encoded by the coding sequence GTGAGTGCCACCCCCGCCACCCCCGACGACTGCCTCGCCCGCAACGAGTGGATCTGCGGCACGTACCTGACCACCCGGCGGCACGTCCTGCTCGACGCCGTCGCGCAGCACATCGAGCTGACCGCCGCCGCCGTCGGTATCGCCCTCGTCATCGCCGTCCCGCTCGCCGTCCTCGCGCGCCGCCTGCGCTGGGCGGCCGGACCCGTGCTCGCGCTCACGACGGTGCTCTACACGATCCCCTCGCTCGCGATGTTCTCGCTGCTCCTGCCGGTGTACGGGCTCTCGGCGACCCTCGTCGTCGCCGGGCTCGTCCTCTACTCGCTCACGCTCCTCGTCCGCAATCTCCTCGCCGGGCTGCGCGCCGTGCCCGAGGAGACACGGCAGGCGGCGCGCGGCATGGGGTACGGGCCGCTGCGGCTGCTCCTCGCGGTCGAACTGCCCCTCGCGCTGCCCGCCGCCTTCGCGGGTTTGCGCATCGCGATGGTCTCGGCCGTCTCGCTCGTCACCGTGGGCGCCATCGTCGGCTTCGGCGGCCTCGGCAACCTCATCTACCAGGGCATGAACACCTACTTCAAGGCCCAGGTGCTCACCGCCTCGGTCCTGTGCGTCCTCCTCGCGATCGCCGCCGACCTGCTCCTGCTCCTCGTCGGCCGCCTCCTCACCCCGTGGACCCGCGCGTGA
- a CDS encoding enoyl-CoA hydratase/isomerase family protein, protein MSGAEDSPVLTSVTGRAARLVLNRPRALNALTHGMVGLIDAALTAWEEDDAIETVVLTGAGERGLCAGGDIRAVFESARGGDGHEAADFWRDEYRLNARIPHYPKPYVAVMDGIVMGGGIGVSAHGSVRIVTERTKAAMPETGIGFVPDVGGTWLLSRAPGHLGTRQALTGTVAGPGDALRLGLADHYVPSSALPELLEALGTVPAKEAVGRYAAEAPPAALDADRAWIDACYAAGTVEEIVERLRARPEEAAHADAATLAGRSPSSLKVTLEALRRARALGTLEEALDQEFRVSLACLATPDLVEGIRAQVVDKDRDPHWNPASLAEVDAAGVARFFTPLGERELGLAPTPEVTR, encoded by the coding sequence GTGAGCGGCGCCGAGGACAGCCCCGTCCTCACCTCCGTCACGGGACGGGCCGCCCGCCTCGTCCTCAACCGCCCCCGCGCCCTCAACGCCCTCACGCACGGGATGGTCGGCCTCATCGACGCCGCCCTCACCGCCTGGGAGGAGGACGACGCGATCGAGACCGTCGTCCTCACCGGGGCGGGGGAGCGCGGCCTGTGCGCGGGCGGCGACATCCGCGCCGTCTTCGAGTCGGCGCGCGGCGGCGACGGGCACGAGGCCGCGGACTTCTGGCGCGACGAGTACCGGCTCAACGCCCGCATCCCGCACTACCCCAAGCCGTACGTCGCCGTCATGGACGGCATCGTCATGGGCGGCGGCATCGGCGTCTCCGCGCACGGCTCCGTCCGGATCGTCACCGAGCGCACGAAGGCCGCGATGCCCGAGACCGGCATCGGCTTCGTGCCCGACGTCGGCGGTACCTGGCTGCTCTCGCGCGCCCCCGGGCACCTCGGCACCCGCCAGGCCCTCACCGGCACGGTCGCGGGGCCCGGGGACGCGCTGCGCCTCGGCCTCGCCGACCACTACGTACCGTCCAGCGCCCTGCCCGAACTCCTCGAAGCGCTGGGCACGGTGCCCGCGAAGGAGGCCGTCGGGCGGTACGCCGCCGAGGCGCCGCCCGCCGCGCTCGACGCCGACCGCGCCTGGATCGACGCCTGCTACGCGGCCGGCACCGTCGAGGAGATCGTCGAGCGGCTGCGGGCCCGCCCCGAGGAGGCCGCGCACGCCGACGCGGCGACCCTCGCGGGCCGGTCCCCTTCGAGCCTCAAGGTGACGCTCGAAGCGCTCCGCCGCGCCCGCGCGCTCGGCACCCTGGAGGAGGCGCTCGACCAGGAGTTCCGCGTCTCGCTCGCCTGCCTCGCCACGCCCGACCTCGTGGAGGGCATCCGCGCGCAGGTCGTCGACAAGGACCGCGACCCGCACTGGAACCCGGCCTCGCTCGCCGAGGTCGACGCCGCCGGTGTCGCACGCTTCTTCACACCCCTGGGCGAGCGGGAACTCGGGCTCGCCCCGACACCGGAGGTGACACGGTGA
- a CDS encoding enoyl-CoA hydratase, giving the protein MSAYETILVERRGRVALLTLNRPKALNALNARLMEELVGAAEELDRDPDTGCLVITGSERAFAAGADITEMAPRTSVEMYLRDWFSAWDRLGRLRTPTIAAVAGHALGGGCELAMLCDLLIAADTARFGQPEVKLGVIPGIGGSQRLTRAVGKAKAMDLCLTGRTMDATEAERAGLVSRIVPAADLLTEALAAAEAIARLSAPAAMMAKEAVNTAFETTLAEGVHFERRLFHSVFAFADQKEGMAAFVEKREPEFRNE; this is encoded by the coding sequence ATGAGTGCGTACGAGACGATCCTCGTCGAGCGCAGGGGACGCGTGGCGCTGCTCACCCTCAACCGCCCGAAGGCGCTCAACGCGCTGAACGCGCGGCTCATGGAGGAACTCGTCGGCGCGGCCGAGGAGCTGGACCGGGACCCGGACACCGGCTGCCTCGTGATCACCGGCTCCGAGCGGGCCTTCGCCGCCGGGGCGGACATCACCGAGATGGCGCCGCGCACGTCCGTCGAGATGTACCTGCGCGACTGGTTCTCGGCCTGGGACCGGCTCGGCAGGCTCCGCACGCCGACGATCGCCGCCGTCGCGGGGCACGCCCTCGGCGGGGGCTGCGAACTCGCCATGCTGTGCGATCTGCTGATCGCGGCCGACACCGCGCGCTTCGGGCAGCCCGAGGTCAAACTCGGGGTCATCCCGGGGATCGGCGGCTCGCAGCGGCTGACTCGCGCGGTCGGCAAGGCGAAGGCGATGGACCTGTGCCTGACCGGACGGACGATGGACGCGACCGAGGCCGAACGCGCGGGCCTCGTCTCGCGGATCGTCCCCGCCGCCGACCTCCTCACGGAGGCCCTTGCCGCGGCCGAGGCGATCGCGCGGCTCTCGGCGCCCGCCGCCATGATGGCGAAGGAAGCGGTCAACACGGCTTTCGAGACGACCCTTGCGGAGGGGGTGCACTTCGAACGGCGGTTGTTCCACTCGGTGTTCGCCTTCGCGGACCAGAAGGAGGGGATGGCGGCGTTCGTCGAGAAGCGGGAGCCGGAGTTCCGGAACGAGTGA
- a CDS encoding pirin family protein: MSNLDTHPVPKPCGGREDVLAAPVRELLSPRRVPLGESTEVRRLLPNLGRRMIGAWAFVDHYGPDDIADEPGMQVPPHPHMGLQTVSWLHEGEVLHRDSLGSLQTIRPRELGLMTSGGAISHSEESPRPHARHLHGAQLWVALPDEARHVAAHFEHHADLPHVTAPGLDATVVLGTLDTATSPGTTYSPLVGADLALRGGTATSLPLNPDFEYGVLAMSGELSVDGVPVTPGSMLYLGCGRTSLPLRAVSDAGAMLLGGEPFAEKLLMWWNFVGRTQEEIERAREDWTTGSRFGEVHGYDGERLPAPALPPVPLKPRGRER; the protein is encoded by the coding sequence ATGAGCAATCTGGACACCCACCCCGTGCCGAAGCCGTGCGGAGGCCGCGAGGACGTCCTCGCGGCACCCGTGCGCGAGCTGCTGAGCCCCCGTCGGGTCCCGCTCGGCGAGTCGACGGAGGTACGGCGGCTGCTGCCGAACCTCGGCCGCCGCATGATCGGCGCCTGGGCCTTTGTCGACCACTACGGGCCCGACGACATCGCGGACGAGCCGGGGATGCAGGTGCCGCCGCACCCGCACATGGGCCTCCAGACGGTGAGCTGGCTGCACGAGGGCGAGGTGCTGCACCGCGATTCGCTCGGCTCGCTCCAGACGATCAGGCCGCGCGAGCTGGGCCTCATGACCTCGGGCGGCGCGATCTCGCACTCCGAGGAGAGCCCCCGCCCGCACGCCCGCCACCTGCACGGCGCCCAGCTCTGGGTCGCGCTGCCCGACGAGGCGCGCCACGTGGCCGCGCACTTCGAGCACCACGCGGACCTCCCGCACGTCACGGCCCCCGGCCTCGACGCGACCGTGGTCCTCGGCACGCTCGACACGGCGACCTCGCCCGGCACGACGTACTCGCCGCTCGTCGGCGCGGACCTCGCGCTGCGCGGGGGCACCGCGACGAGCCTGCCGCTGAACCCGGACTTCGAGTACGGGGTCCTCGCGATGTCGGGCGAGCTGTCCGTGGACGGGGTGCCCGTCACCCCGGGGTCGATGCTGTACCTCGGCTGCGGGCGCACGAGCCTGCCGCTGCGCGCCGTGTCGGACGCGGGCGCGATGCTCCTGGGCGGTGAGCCCTTCGCGGAGAAGCTGCTCATGTGGTGGAACTTCGTGGGCCGTACGCAGGAGGAGATCGAGCGGGCCCGCGAGGACTGGACGACGGGCTCGCGTTTCGGCGAGGTGCACGGCTACGACGGGGAGCGCCTGCCCGCCCCCGCGCTGCCGCCCGTCCCGCTGAAGCCGAGGGGGCGCGAGCGCTGA
- a CDS encoding ABC transporter substrate-binding protein, protein MTRTPSAALPRTRGAAALLTAALLLTACSTGPSLENRNEVTAPPGDSKQLTIGSAGFTESDLLAHMYKLLLDKAGYHTRLITVSNRELYEPALESGQIDVVPEYAATFADWLNAKKNGADAEPVGSPDLDRTMRRLRALAAARGLDVLDPGRAVDQNAYAVTRAYAREHKLRTLSDLGRAKLPVRIAAGDECATRPYCAPGLKKTYGIDLTAIDPKGLGTTQAKKAVQDGRDQLVATTTTDATLDEFGLVLLRDDKKLQNADYLVPVVNRSRAGSRRVAAALDRLNKVLTTADLADLNRRVDSWRRLPEDVARDYLDRHHLL, encoded by the coding sequence GTGACCCGTACCCCGAGCGCCGCCCTGCCCCGTACCCGTGGCGCCGCCGCGCTGCTCACCGCGGCACTCCTCCTCACCGCCTGCTCCACGGGCCCGTCCCTGGAGAACCGGAACGAGGTCACCGCGCCCCCGGGCGACAGCAAGCAGCTCACCATCGGCTCGGCCGGTTTCACCGAGAGCGACCTGCTCGCCCACATGTACAAGCTGCTCCTCGACAAGGCCGGCTACCACACCCGGCTGATCACCGTCTCCAACCGCGAGCTGTACGAGCCCGCGCTCGAATCCGGGCAGATCGACGTCGTCCCCGAGTACGCCGCCACCTTCGCCGACTGGCTGAACGCCAAGAAGAACGGCGCCGACGCGGAACCGGTCGGCTCGCCCGACCTCGACCGCACCATGCGCCGCCTGCGCGCCCTCGCCGCCGCGCGCGGCCTCGACGTCCTCGACCCCGGCAGGGCCGTCGACCAGAACGCGTACGCCGTCACCCGCGCCTACGCGCGCGAGCACAAGCTGCGCACCCTCTCCGACCTCGGCCGCGCGAAGCTCCCCGTCCGCATCGCGGCGGGCGACGAGTGCGCGACCCGCCCCTACTGCGCCCCCGGCCTGAAGAAGACGTACGGCATCGACCTCACCGCGATCGACCCCAAGGGCCTCGGCACGACGCAGGCGAAGAAGGCAGTGCAGGACGGCCGCGATCAGCTCGTCGCCACGACCACGACCGACGCGACGCTCGACGAGTTCGGGCTCGTCCTGCTCCGCGACGACAAGAAGCTCCAGAACGCCGACTACCTCGTCCCCGTCGTCAACCGCTCCCGGGCCGGTTCGCGTCGCGTCGCCGCCGCGCTCGACCGCCTCAACAAGGTCCTCACCACCGCCGACCTCGCCGACCTCAACCGCCGCGTCGACAGCTGGCGCCGCCTCCCCGAGGACGTCGCCCGCGACTACCTCGACCGCCACCACCTGCTCTGA
- the aceA gene encoding isocitrate lyase yields MGKTTDRAAELTRRWAEDPRWKGIERTYSAEDVVRLAGSVREEHTLARRGAERLWRQLHEHDYIHALGALTGGQAVQQVKAGLQAIYLSGWQVAADANLAGQTYPDQSLYPANSVPQVVRRINNALLRADQIATAEDDGDTTDWLAPIVADAEAGFGGPLNAFELTKAMIAAGAAGIHYEDQLASEKKCGHLGGKVLVPTSQHIRTLNAARLAADIADTPTLVIARTDALAATLLTSDVDERDAPFVTGERTSEGFYHVRNGMAPVIARGLAYAPYADLIWVETGTPDLEQAREFAEAIHAEHPDQMLAYNCSPSFNWRAALDDDQIAKFQRELGAMGYRFQFITLAGFHSLNHGMFDLARGYAEQGMTAYVDLQEREFAAQAQGFTAVRHQREVGTGYFDLVSTAVNPASSTTALAGSTEAEQFH; encoded by the coding sequence ATGGGCAAGACGACCGACCGCGCAGCCGAACTGACCCGCCGCTGGGCCGAGGACCCCCGCTGGAAGGGCATCGAGCGCACCTACTCCGCCGAGGACGTCGTGCGCCTCGCCGGCAGTGTCCGCGAGGAGCACACGCTCGCCCGGCGCGGCGCCGAGCGCCTGTGGCGCCAGCTCCACGAGCACGACTACATCCACGCGCTCGGCGCCCTGACCGGCGGGCAGGCCGTCCAGCAGGTCAAGGCGGGGCTCCAGGCCATCTACCTCTCGGGGTGGCAGGTCGCGGCGGACGCCAACCTCGCCGGGCAGACGTACCCCGACCAGAGCCTCTACCCGGCCAACTCGGTCCCGCAGGTCGTGCGCCGCATCAACAACGCGCTGCTGCGCGCCGACCAGATCGCGACCGCCGAGGACGACGGCGACACGACCGACTGGCTCGCGCCGATCGTCGCCGACGCGGAGGCCGGTTTCGGCGGCCCGCTCAACGCCTTCGAACTGACCAAGGCGATGATCGCGGCGGGTGCGGCCGGTATCCACTACGAGGATCAGCTCGCCTCCGAGAAGAAGTGCGGCCACCTGGGCGGCAAGGTCCTCGTGCCGACCTCGCAGCACATCCGCACCCTCAACGCGGCCCGTCTCGCGGCGGACATCGCGGACACGCCGACCCTCGTCATCGCCCGCACCGACGCGCTCGCCGCGACCCTCCTGACGAGCGACGTCGACGAGCGCGACGCGCCCTTCGTCACCGGGGAGCGCACCTCCGAGGGCTTCTACCACGTGCGGAACGGCATGGCCCCGGTCATCGCGCGCGGTCTCGCCTACGCCCCGTACGCCGACCTCATCTGGGTCGAGACCGGCACCCCGGACCTGGAGCAGGCACGGGAGTTCGCCGAGGCGATCCACGCCGAGCACCCGGACCAGATGCTCGCGTACAACTGCTCGCCGTCCTTCAACTGGCGCGCCGCGCTCGACGACGACCAGATCGCCAAGTTCCAGCGCGAGCTGGGTGCGATGGGCTACCGCTTCCAGTTCATCACCCTCGCCGGGTTCCACTCCCTCAACCACGGGATGTTCGACCTGGCGCGCGGCTACGCCGAGCAGGGCATGACCGCCTACGTCGACCTCCAGGAGCGCGAGTTCGCCGCGCAGGCCCAGGGCTTCACCGCCGTGCGCCACCAGCGCGAGGTCGGCACGGGCTACTTCGACCTCGTCTCCACGGCCGTCAACCCGGCCTCGTCCACCACCGCGCTCGCCGGCTCCACCGAGGCCGAGCAGTTCCACTAG
- a CDS encoding short-chain fatty acyl-CoA regulator family protein, with translation MARTYAGARLRRLREERRLSQAELARTLGISPSYLNQMEHDARPLTVPVLLKIGETFGIDASFFSARDATRLLADLREALAAPLDEGRVLPGELEEIATRTPGAARLLLDLQRRSQRLTEQLSGRGDGPEEERESPGSPHEEVRDFFYERRNYFHPLDLAAEDLAGELRVRPGTAGQTLAEHLEAQHGVHVATTAGPHAHRYDTATRTLHLSPRLRPGQQTFRMAAQLALLEYGSELDSLAAEKFPRQSPAHALTRIGLAHYFAGALVLPYREFHARAEEYRYDIERLGDHYGLGYETMCHRLSTLQRPRLSGVPLSFVRVDRAGNMSKRQSATGFPFSRSGGTCPLWNIYEAFTAPGRVHVQLTRMPDGSRHLWTARTVTRRGGAWGERGSTYAIGLGCEVRHAGRLVYSEGLDLDNPASDTPIGMGCRVCEHLDCPQRATPPVGHPLAIDQHTSTFVPYQVRSDPAEE, from the coding sequence ATGGCCAGGACTTATGCGGGCGCGCGCCTGCGCCGGCTGCGCGAGGAACGCCGCCTCAGCCAGGCCGAACTCGCCCGCACCCTCGGCATCTCGCCGAGCTACCTGAACCAGATGGAGCACGACGCGCGCCCGCTCACGGTGCCCGTCCTGCTCAAGATCGGCGAGACCTTCGGGATCGACGCGTCCTTCTTCTCCGCCCGCGACGCGACCCGCCTCCTCGCCGACCTCCGCGAAGCCCTCGCGGCGCCGCTCGACGAGGGCCGCGTCCTGCCCGGCGAACTGGAGGAGATCGCCACCCGCACCCCCGGCGCCGCGCGCCTCCTCCTCGACCTCCAGCGCCGCTCCCAGCGTCTCACCGAGCAGCTCTCGGGACGCGGCGACGGCCCCGAGGAAGAACGGGAGTCGCCCGGTTCCCCGCACGAGGAGGTGCGCGACTTCTTCTACGAGCGCCGCAACTACTTCCACCCCCTCGACCTCGCCGCCGAGGACCTCGCGGGCGAACTCCGCGTCCGCCCCGGCACGGCGGGCCAGACCCTCGCCGAGCACCTGGAGGCCCAGCACGGCGTCCACGTCGCGACCACGGCGGGCCCCCACGCGCACCGCTACGACACCGCGACGCGCACCCTGCACCTCTCGCCGCGGCTGCGTCCGGGCCAGCAGACCTTCCGCATGGCCGCGCAGCTCGCGCTCCTGGAGTACGGCTCCGAACTCGACTCCCTCGCCGCCGAGAAGTTCCCCCGCCAGTCACCCGCCCACGCGCTCACCCGCATCGGCCTCGCCCACTACTTCGCCGGCGCCCTCGTCCTCCCGTACCGCGAGTTCCACGCGCGCGCCGAGGAGTACCGCTACGACATCGAGCGCCTCGGCGACCACTACGGCCTCGGCTACGAGACCATGTGCCACCGCCTCAGCACCCTGCAACGCCCCCGGCTGAGCGGCGTCCCCCTGTCGTTCGTCCGCGTCGACCGCGCGGGGAACATGTCCAAGCGCCAGTCCGCGACGGGCTTCCCCTTCTCGCGCTCCGGCGGCACGTGCCCCTTGTGGAACATCTACGAGGCGTTCACCGCGCCGGGACGCGTGCACGTCCAGCTCACCCGCATGCCCGACGGCAGCCGCCACCTGTGGACCGCGCGCACGGTCACGCGGCGCGGCGGGGCCTGGGGCGAGCGCGGCAGCACGTACGCGATCGGCCTCGGCTGCGAGGTCCGCCACGCGGGCCGCCTCGTCTACTCCGAGGGGCTCGACCTCGACAACCCCGCCTCGGACACCCCCATCGGCATGGGCTGCCGCGTCTGCGAACACCTCGACTGCCCCCAACGCGCGACCCCGCCCGTCGGCCACCCCCTCGCGATCGACCAGCACACCAGCACCTTCGTGCCCTACCAGGTCCGGAGCGACCCCGCCGAGGAGTGA
- a CDS encoding ABC transporter permease: MNVLGDTWDWLSDPAHWSGENGITHRLLEHVLLTLVCLLISCLVALPVALVLGHIGRGGALAVNLANIGRAVPTFAVLVLLLLTPVGKLSEGPTVIALVLFAVPPLLTNAYVGMRGVDREVVRAARGMGMTGRQLLWRVELPLAAPLVLTGVRIAAVQLVATATIAALAGGGGLGRIITAGFNLASTPQVVAGAVLVAVFALLVEGAFALGERWLPVREQEGAR; encoded by the coding sequence GTGAACGTACTCGGCGACACCTGGGACTGGCTGAGCGACCCCGCCCACTGGTCGGGCGAGAACGGCATCACGCACCGCCTGCTCGAACACGTCCTGCTCACCCTCGTCTGCCTGCTCATCAGCTGCCTCGTCGCGCTCCCCGTCGCCCTCGTCCTCGGCCACATCGGGCGCGGCGGCGCCCTCGCCGTCAACCTCGCGAACATCGGCCGCGCCGTCCCCACCTTCGCCGTCCTCGTCCTCCTCCTGCTCACCCCGGTCGGCAAGCTCAGCGAGGGCCCCACCGTCATCGCGCTCGTCCTCTTCGCCGTGCCACCGCTGCTCACCAACGCCTACGTCGGGATGCGGGGCGTGGACCGGGAAGTGGTCCGCGCCGCGCGCGGCATGGGCATGACCGGCCGGCAGCTCCTGTGGCGCGTCGAACTGCCGCTCGCGGCCCCGCTCGTCCTCACCGGCGTCCGCATCGCCGCCGTCCAGCTCGTCGCGACGGCCACGATCGCCGCGCTCGCGGGCGGCGGCGGCCTCGGCCGCATCATCACCGCCGGGTTCAACCTCGCGTCGACCCCGCAGGTCGTCGCGGGCGCCGTGCTCGTCGCCGTCTTCGCGCTCCTCGTCGAGGGCGCCTTCGCGCTGGGCGAGCGGTGGCTGCCGGTACGGGAACAGGAGGGCGCCCGGTGA